ACTCATCAACGACCTGTAAATTGACGTCTTACGATTAAATGGAGTATTTCCTTTTCATCACTCTGTTCAATTACCAACACTTTTTGAACAGTCATTGACCCTTTCACAACTTACTAGGCGTTCCTAGGCCCTAAGATTTTATAGATTTCCAAATATGAGAGATCATAAATTTCCCATTGAAGGTAACTTCCTAGATATTTTTCCCCATTCGTAATAAGATGATTATGTTCTCTGTCCTCCATTTTGATGAAGAAGTATTGGAAGACTTTTTAGAAGAAtactttctttatttttaaaaaaaatcaattttcttagAACAAATTTCTTAATTAATATTATTAAATGATTTTCTTAATGGCTGTGTTAAAATCTTAATAATCATTTATTGTGGACCGGAGGAAGTATTTAATAAAGAGTTTTTGCAAGAGATATGCATATATAATACTCTGTTCACCCATGCTTGTTATCTTTTTTGTTTGATCTTTTCAAATCTTTTTATGACAATCTCTATCTCATTTAATCAAAAGGCGTATCTTTGTGATGGAATTAAAAGTTGAGTTAAAGGTTCTCCAAAGGATGGTTTAAGAATAAATTAGCGGCTAGAATATATGCGTTATCTTTGAAAGcaaatgaaacaattaagaagcTTATTATCAAAAGATGGTTATTATCTGCAAGTAAGCAAAATATCCAGGAATATTTCCTTTTCGTCCATATGAAGCAAAGAATGAGTATCAAACATTCTTATATAACATACGTGTATATGTGTGTGCGGTTTTAAGagcttcttctttctcttttctaTCAAATTAAGCTCAAGAATATTAGTTAAGGATGATGTTAAGGAAACTTGGAACATTAATATTTGTCCTAAGTTTCTTCTTTTATGCTTCAGGTAAGGAAGTTTCCATCAATGCGACAAGTGAGAGCCTTTCAACAAAGAAGGTACGAGAATTTGGAAGTaatacttattttattttattttagtttttcaCGATGGGGCATGCCCAGGCAGATCGATGTGCCCCAATGGCTTCAGGCGCAACTTGCGCTCAAAGACTCGATAGTCCACGCCGGATTATGCCTTCACATCAAATATTGCATATTTGCATTTCACTATATTCTTGCACAAAATCATGACATACTCGTTATTTAAAACTAATTATAAGATTCTACATGCGTTAACGATTTACGCACATTCTCCTTAGCTTGTAATACTACTTCTATTCTTCTAATGTCTAGTGAGGCATGGACAGAATGAAATGCGAGGCTATAAAAAATTAGGAAGTTTGACTTTCTATATGTACTTCAGATTGCACAAAAGATAACTATGGGTATTTATTCATTATGAGTGAAATTAGTGGCTTGAAAAATAAGGtagaccagtgttttaaaaggcgggggcgtaaggcgggggcgtaaggcgaggcgttttacgtctgcctcagcAACCCGTAAGCCCTGAGGCATGGGGTGTAAGCCTCAtgggactttaatttttagtTTTTCGTAAaaggatataattataataaatacttttaaataggtaaaatagcataaaatttgaagaaaactataaatatatGCTCCATCCCCACAaaacaactaatcaaaacaatctattatacgctacttacaagcacaagtgactgctcgttacttttttgagattgtagaagacaagataaataattggaaaagaacatatattaggtattctagcaataaaaaaaggtcgtgacttctaaatttaatgtttcggttcctttttaaaatatttgagtaattactagttgacttttgagaatttgggcattatattgaggacttatttaacaaattttgttttaatttgaagaagttttctgcgCTTACGCCCCAATAAAAAAACTCACCCCAAATGCCCTGAAGTACGCCccaaattgctgggcgtacgccttttgAGACTTTCGCCTCGAACCATCGCCCCGGGACATTTTTGATACGCCCCGCCCCGaggctcgccccgaaaacgccttttaaaacactgggaCTAGACAAATATAATCTACTACAACTTGTTAAATTCATTGACAGTGGATTTTTTTAACATACTACCATTATATATAAAAGTTGAAACCAAAATTGAGGCGTTATTTGCGTCGTCTATGGCCCTAGCTATCGTTTATATTGATGGTGAACCGTTGAACAAGTGCAGCTTGAATACTTTACCCAAACTCAATACCTTTAGCTCATAGCCTTTGTACATGTTAAATTTTTGACTAAACAAGTACAAAATAGTAGATTTCATACCTAGTAATAAGGCCTACCTATAAGCTAGTAAATCAAATGCACTGTGGTAGAATCCCGAACTCGAAATCATAAAGTTCAAATCTTAAATCTACCTTTGGTCTTAAGGTACGGTTGCAAACAAATAGTTTTGAGTGAAACTTGCTTTGTCTTGACGAATTGCAGGAAAAATGTACCTATTTTGTGACAATAGAGACAACATGTATAAAGGGTGCAGACACCTCAAACCATGTAAGCCTAAGGTTTGGTGATGAAAATTCCAATGACATTTTAGTGCACCATTTGAATTCCAAGCATGTTAGGAGGGTTGATCCATTGGAGCCACAAGTTCTTGATGACATTCCAAGAAAACCATTTCAAGCTTGCATGATGGATCAGTTCCAAGTCACTGGTCAATGTGTTAAATCATCAATTTGCTATCTGTATCTTAAATTGGCTGGAAGTGATGATTGGCGTCCTGGTTTTGCTCAAGTTCAAGTCCTGGAAGGGCCTCATTTTAGCTCAAATACATTCTATTTTCGACGATATTTGCCTCGTCACGTGTGGCATGGATCGGACTTGTGTGAAACACAGGTCACACCTTTTGGGGTAAAGCGCAAGAGAAATGTATTTGGAAACAGAACTCCATAAACCTTTATGTCTTATGAAATTATGAAAGTGAAACACAATAATTTTAAACTTGTAATGTACTTCGAGTAAATTCAATTTGAACATATAGAGATAGATTTTCCGTTTTAAAATCACATCTTGCGTCGCATTCAACAAATACTTCATGctgtaagtattttttttttttcaattgataGACGATTTTATTGTTCATAAACACTTAGTTAGACATTACATTAGCATTGATAACACTTAGGTTACCTAAGTTGACTAGAGTATTACAAGCATTGGAAGAGACTTTCCTAGTAGTGTACTTCTCCCATATCTTCAAGTAGTACTTGATACATAACAAAAGGTGGCATTATACAAAAACACTTACtgatttctttcttctccattagCTCCTTGCCGCACCATAAAACATGTGCGACCTGGTTCCCTTCTCTAAATCAATGGCGGATAAGCGGATTCCCCAATTTCTTTAATTACCCACTACCTGCATTGAGATGTGAGATTGTTATATAATGGGGAGTTAGTATTGATGGTATTAAACACCTCAGTGGAGTCCGTTTCGATCTCCACAGGACAAAGATGGTGGTCAATTGCTAGTTGAAGTCCCTGGACAAGTGCTTTAAGCTCCATTTCCATATGGTTAAGAGCATGAGCCCGAGTGCAGAAACCCATTATCCACTTTTCATTCCAATCTCGAATTATCCCTCGAACACCTCCAGCTTGGTGATTGTCTTTGAAAGCACCATCAATATTTAGCTTATATACTCATTTATCTGGAGGAAACCATTTGACCCTAATAGACTTGTAAATTTTTGTATTAGGGCTATGATTAGTGGTGTGCATATACTCCTGGGCTGAGTAAGAACTTGATTTGCAGGGACATTATTAGACAAATATTAAAAACAATATGATTTCTATTTCTTCAGATATGCCATAgagcaaaaggaaaaaaaattactcCATTTGATGAGCGAGTTATGCATAGGAAATTACTCTCTTAAAATAAGCCAATGATGAGTAAAATCAACAGTGATATCATTAGTTTTGATACTGAAAACTTGCCAGAATTTATTTGCTAAGAGGCATTAAAAATTCACATGTTTAATGGTTTCCCTAGCATTTGGACAATTAAAACAACAATCATCACTAATGATATTAAGTCTATTTAAATAAGCCTTGGTAGGAAGACGTTCATGCAAACATTGCCACAAGAAAACCTTAATTTTATTCAAGGTGTCCAGTTCCCAAATCCACGGAATATTAGGAATATTGTCGTCCGTGGgattaataatattttataagCAGAAGAGGAAGAAAAAAGCTCATTAGAAGATAAAGCCCAATAGGGAATAAGAGTTTCTTTAAGATTACTGGGCCAGTTGAAAGAAAATTTGTCCCAATTCCAAACATCCTGATATCtgtaaaaagaaggaaaaattacGCGTTATAGCTACTTTTAGTACATAATTAGTGATATTAATTACCTTTTgttttaattactaataataactaaatattttttgaatttaaCTAATATAGCTATACAGTAACTTTCAGTTATTGGTGCACAAATACACCTAAAATTTAGCACCCCCAATCCCATATCCCCCTTTAGTGACAATATTAATCACTTAATATACATTACCATTCTCTCACCTTTCTCATAAATTTTTGACTTTCTCTATTCTCACtcactacccatttcagatttttcatttctcaaatcCCTGAAAAATTCTCTCTCCTTctatcaaccaccaccaccacgggTGGCGGCCGCCTcactctcaattttttttttggtttccacGATTTTTAAGCTTTGTGGACAAATTAAACATAAGAAGGCAATTAACCTTTCCATTTTCTATTTTATGTGAATAATGTTCCAACTAGAATGATTATTCATTATGGCTGTGGGCTTATCTCCCATTGTGGGCAAGTTGTAGCTGTAAATGCCAAGACTTTTGGGTTGTGGACCAGTGCCCATAAATTTGGACTGAGTTGCATTTGATCTATGGCTAGGGTTTTTTTGGTGGTCTAgggttttttagggttttgagaaaatgaaaaatatatgtatttgtgtatgttcTATGATATAGCTACCAATTATTGTGGTTGGTGGTGTATTTATGTaagtttttctatatttttgtgtattttgttcaaattaattccattagttcatctagtttcaaatacatgagtgacgaaaatacattgtaagttttctatatatttgtgtattttgttcaaattaatccaTCAAATACATgtgtgatgcaaattgttactcacacaaatacatgagatttaatataaaaatacatggggtttgattggtaacttcaaatacattggttatgctatcaaatacatgtgTAAATCAAAACGAAATCAATATTAAAAACTTCAAAGACATTATCGCTAAAATACATGAatgatgcaaattgttactcacataaatacatgagatttaatataaaatacatgaggtttgattggaaacttcaaatacattggttatgctatcaaatacatgggtaaatcaagaacgaaatcaatattgaaaacttcaaatatattggctattgaatgttttcaaattttgaatttttgattttttatgtttgaatgttgaagattggatgGAGGAATAGAAAATGGTTATGGAAAGGtaatctaaaatctgattttgtggaaggatatggtaaaaaataccaattaatagctaattaattgatcccaccgttatggccttaaatcaagggatatgttttattttttactgtgttactatgtatttataagcatcaaatacatccgaaaaaaataccttaatttgggAAAACATAGCTACAAATGATAATTTTTAAAAGGTAGCTACAAATGATAGGAAACTACCAAAAGATAGTCATTTTGTTAACTTTACCTCAAAAGAAATGTTTTGTTAACATCAGTACGTTAAAGGGATCCTTGAATTAAATTCCTGAGTTTAATAGAGCGGTCGATCCATGGATATGCCCAAATATTAATATTGTTATTTTCTAGTTGTATGTTAGCATAAATTTTAGGATTAGAAAATCATATTGTATTGCTGTAAGTTTAAGAATTTATTTACTTCTGTGTAATTGCTAATTAGATTATGATTTAGTAGGTTTTCATAATCCTGTTAAGCTATCTGTTTGTAAAAATGAGTTAGTTTGGATTAAACTAAGTTAAAATAGATCTGTGTTAGTCTTAGTCAATACGAGTTGAAGAATTAGCAATTGGGAAGTCCATTTTAATTCATTCATTTAAAGTCATCTAAGGAGGTTAAAATGAGACTACATTTTCAtgagtttgattttttttataacAGACTTGTTTTCCTGTCAAAATAAGGCTCGCTGATTAAACACTCTCCTTTTTAATTTGATGTGTGAATTGCTTGATATTAGTGATGATATTTGTGAGTCATGTCTGTTTGCTTAATGTGACAAGAGTCAATTTACCAAAAGGAATGAACAGTCTTGAGAGTTATGTGTTTGTAGTGTGAGCTTAAAGGAAATAAGAGGTTGTACTCGGGTCATAAGCATAATACACACAAGTCATAAGTACTGAGAACCTACTCTTGGTTGTTGTCTTACTATTTTGTCTAAAAAAGGGATGATTATGAACCTGTAAGAGAAGTATTGTCTAAACTTCCcctttttcccaaaaaaaaagaagaaaagaaactcTTTATGATTCTGTGTTAAGAAATTTGATTGACGAGGTGTTAAGTATTTAACTTTGTAAAGTCATGGGTTGTTCTACAATATGGAGGTTATGTTCCCTTTAAAATATGGTCTGGGGTTCAATTGTTGTCTTGATTAATTTGGCTTATGAAATGGCTTAAAAGGGGAGGATTCTGTTTATATAGTGACTTAAATGAGTTTCAAATGCAACCTTGTTGACACTGaacttaaaataaatattttatacctttgtTCTTTCTGAATTCTAGAGGttttgatgattttgtgtttaatATTCACTCCCTTTTTTCTGATTTTGTGGTACTTATTGAGTCTGGTTCGAAAATGGTGGAATAGCAAGGGAAgcaaatatattgaaggcccagctatgggtgaaaatagcctAATGATTTCGGTAGCCCATTAGTAAAAATTCCTCATCCCTCTTTATTTGTTATATGCTAATTTTCCTGTGTAAATGTGATTAAACTCATCTATTAGTGAAACCCCTTATGAATGTAGAGTTAGGACAAACATTTAGCTAAATTCGGTAATTAAGCTAAAACAACTACAAATCCCTTTTAAATCCTAGCTTGTGTAAACTGGTTTTAAAACGAGTTCTTTTGGTTTAAACAAAGTAATTTTCCAGTCAAATGATAAAATTGGATTTCAAAACTAAAGTTGTGTTAACTTGTAATACTGGGTCGTGTTGAAACAAAGTTCCTGACATAAATTTTACAAAGCTGATCACATTTTTTCAAATAGTGTAAAATTGAAGGAGTTAAGGAAATCTGAAATTAATGTGATTTTGGGCTGGAAATGGCATCTTTTTATAAAGAATTTTGGGCCAGAATATAGTTGTATTATACCAATTTTGAACCCGGAAGTCCACCTGAGAATGGAACTAAAATTTGACATTTTGAAATTATACCGCTTTGACTTGGACTGAAAACCAGATATAGTTTCTTGACCATATCACTTAGACTTGTACtaagaattaataaatgtgtTACTTGAACTTAAGCTGAAAATGATGAGTCCTTCGGGACTGAcctgttttatatttttttgGACCAAATATGTGACACTTTCTGGGCTAAAACGTTCGGACCGAAGGAAAATTCGATATTGGGCCTGAATTTTCAGGTGTTGATGGATTTGGACTTAGAATATTATTGACCTATGACttcaataaataaaaataataaacagAGCTGAtttttcataatatatatatatatataataaaactcATAAGAACTAAATTcgttttattaggactagaatagtagcgactcttctcgggagaaatcccgggtgtgtTTTAGTCCGGCAATagagtgagttgaacacttatgtggatttttaaaaccaaaaacccctttttataaaagatttttttttcaaatttttcctTGAAACCAtgatatgaatgaaatgaaatgacaTTTTTGTTTTGTGGAAAAAGTGAACACTTTCaaacaaataagtacattaatcacacaataaagctcgtaggtcaatcgtTTTCTAGgcatctttaatactagggtgcttaaaaccttccctatgagatcaccagaacccttacctcgaactttggtctaAAAGATTTTTACTTACCTAattttccataataaattaggtggtgactctaaaaaaTACTATAATTCAATTAGAACActaacaacctcgtagtaacttttatgccttcaaaccgcgtaaaagtgaaccataaCAATGACCTCGAAAGGCAACCCATGATGCAAAAGAAGTCTCGCCACATCAATTGAGGCTTCCAAATGCATTCAATAATCACTTTTTACCTTCTCTAAATGCTTTTCAAGAACaatttgaattgattgatgatgATTTGACAAATCTAGCTTTTTCTTGAAACATATATCACAGACGCTATTAACCTCACCAGCATGCAAATGGAATCTTTCAAGAGCCGTATTTCAACCCTTAAAGCCATTTTTGGTATAAAACTCACCCGCACTTTCATGTACAAATTCATTTTTGAACAAGTAAAAGAATTTTTTTCCGAATTTTTCCTTGAAACCatgatatgaatgaaataaaatgacatttttttgTGGAAAAAGTAAACACTTTCaaacaaataagtacattaatcacacaatgaagctcgtaggtcaaccgtttTCTagggatctttaatactagggtgcttaaaaccttccctaggagatcaccagaactcttacctcgaactttggtccaaaagatttttacttattttgGAAAGATCTTTAAACCCGATTTTCTTAattttccataataaattaggtggtgactctaaaaaaatactaaaattcaattagagcaccaacaacctcgtagtaacttttatgccttcaAACGGCGTAAACGTGAACCGTAACAATGACCTCGAAAGGCAACCCATGATGCAAAAGAAGTCTCGCCACATCAATTGAGGCTTCCAAATGCATTCAATAATCACTTTTTACCTTCTCTAAATGCTTTTCAAGAACAACTTGAATTGATTGATGATGATTTGACAAATCTAGCTTTTTCTTAAAACATATATCATGGACGCTATTAACCTCACCAACATGCAAATGGAATCTTTCAAGTGCCCTATTTCGACCCCTAAAGCCATTTTTGGTATAAAACTCACTCGCACTTTCATGTACAAATTCATTTTTGAACAAATAACAACATATGCAATATGCATCATCTTTCTTCACGCTATACTCCAACCATCTTGAATGTGGACCGTTGTACCAACTTCGAAGAAATTGACGCATTCTAGCTCCTATTTAAGTTTTAGGATATCGACGCACAAAACGTtgactgatgtgccgtgaatttcggcacattttatgtctttttcactagaaATGTTTCTTGTTTTAAAGTGTTTTTACGTCATTTCTTATGtgattttggtgttttgtagggttggttgactaaggaacggaaatgataagaaatgttgAAAAAcagacaacttggagcaaaaggacggtccgtaactcgagttacggaccgtaacgtgatccgtaccctGAGAGGACGATCCAGATACGTGCCGCTTAAAAGGACGGTCCAtaacgtgtaccgtaatctgAAGGAAATTTCCAGTGAGAAGCCTAAGTATTGTCACATGTTACGCctagaaggacggtccgtaacgcaggttacggggcgtaacatcatggcgtaacgtattggccactgaacactgaagccatgatccgctggaagatacggaccgtaacctgtgttacggtccatcacaagaagccgtaacggttgacctaatatcaagctgacaaaggacggacCGTGACGATGCCacgaagggtgtttttgtccagaactttggcgcgatttttggccctataaatatttaaagttaggtttttaacaaTTATTCTGATCtttttgggagcattaactttaagctttggatatttgtgaagtggttggagcatttaaagcatcaacttcaccctcattccacattgtattagcattgtaagtacattatgttaacttttaagctttctttgttaaccaaaataatgagtagctaattttaattctaaggttgcggaccccatgatgggtattatgtgaatgggtttctactattgatatatgcataatggttgttggcatttattctatctttgtgctttagcgttgggtaatgattgcaaacattagcctaagccattatactaacttttcttgggaaagagagttagtattggtaagtgtcacgacccgtctaggggccgtgacgagtacccgatacttgtaccgagcaccccttgtctatcgttttacctttacctcttagcaagccatgtaaacagagccatttttttttttgaacattaacattagcggcgtcattctgaacatagactaataaacttcgttatcacttatacatcaacattagcatgccaaaacaccatatacctaactatacttaactgaccgtacatatctgtctacgagcctctagacgtagtacacttatacatagaaagggctgagtactgccatgcccgaatatatatacacaaaatagtaccaaggaagtgaggctccggaataactggagcactgtcaacactgctggtagagcttctaaggatcaaatccgcctgtctgctgacctgcgcggcatgaaacgcagcgtccacaagaagggacgtcagtacgaatagtgtaccgagtatgtaaggcatgaatagtaatatacagaaaatatgaatcatgtataatgacataagagagttacaacacatgtcctgggatagaaacataacctgtatatatatatacccttggcaggtgctatgcgtacttagctttcctttaagaatctttccttgttcatatacatatacatataaaataggacatctcatattgccgaggcgtcggcagccgatccatttaaccataaatatacacatcccgcgtccgggcatcccgcgtccgggacgatatcatatcatgtaatgccaactgatcaggtggatatgcgttcataacgctctgcccttacctccattttccccgtatacacatgcatatatcatgtacatatatcagcgtctatagcgctctagctcttttatcatatacatatacgtgtgtcgtgtaggtacatcagcgtctatagcactctagctctttcgtcatgtgcatgttttaaaaaaatatatacacatatcttacatacatttacatgtcttatatgcatttacgtatcctatatacatatgtctcataggcacgcaggaaatcccaaagaagaatcatgtagtcatcggagtgacgtaaggtcggtgacctccaattatattatagaatactcgtgatcgctttgtctcaccttgaaggaacgagtattttaaggtgagactaccaacgggaaataatattaaagtaaacgtagaatgaaatcggggcatcatagatgacggttcatagacttcgaaatcttttagaaaataaagtcatagctaggaaatataaataagattcaaaaattagtttatcattttcatgtttacataagatacttagcttagtcatcttagtcatagagtcgttccggtagtacgtatcataggcatattctcttatctaacatcttgttatcattatcgtcatggaagtgccctcgttagaggagtcatagtatttatcatttggtactgaaatcgggatcaaaggttccctttggattcacttcaagtaagtcaagcaagactgtaaggaaatatccgagagtagcgggcccacctcgggccggatgaggtagcgtatacgatttacgtatgttacgtgtcatagcgttacttgtgagggtcttagggtaatcgggtcccatttatacaagttctaagggtgtaggaggtttttccaacaattggcacactttctagttcaattctattgaacaaaaagtgaaaaactttaggtgcggattccggggaaccgagttgtccccgaggctcgtacccaacttatttcaactaagacatgccatagaaagaagggtgaagccttacatacctctttccgcttcttttgctattccgaattcacgttgcaatctcgtcaaaatttgcaaattggtcacatttacccaaactttcattagggtacttagagttagaatcttaaggaaccacttggctaccgaaatttcggcagcacttcctctgtaaatataccatcctcaacattcaacatagccaaattctcatcaatcacaatccgggaattcaaacccggccaaactattaacataattcaacaatcacactaaaaatttacatattccattcaaggtgcattccaacacttcaattaacattctacctccttcaatactctccaattccaatgaaacaacaataaccttataatacatatattccaacaacatcatagcaataccattacatgtcttccatacaaaaacattattttcaatttacacaaacttccaattgccaatacgtcaccaaacttgtcaagtctttatttgcgatataacatctacaacacaacgattaagatattaatcacaactcgctcattattctttcacaactcaccaatatacacgactatacatcaagtatacacggccacatataccatgcacactcacacggctctaacatgtatacaccactacaatctctccaaactcattcaacttccattttccacatatcattcacaacaataacaactaaacactaattaaaataattgaagcatgactcccacacacatatatatatacacggccatatactatatttctctccttcatgaatttcatccattttagcatactacaacacatataaaccatatataacacataaaacaagatcaaaactcacctttcttcttcaacttctcacttgactacaacttgacaacttgtatgattttgaatatttcttgctccaacaacaactccaccttgttaatcaccctttacttggtagaaaatgatttttggagaatttttgcaaatttttcttgtgaaaattgctcttggccgaaatggccttaagtttttctcctctctctctcttgttcttgcttttcttgaaatttctagaacattatgtggaataacatgacttagtcatcttatttattgaccaaattttatttaatatgggcttgggccataaccatggccggttgggcctcacaaatttgggccttattattttttttgatttatttgggccaactcggtttggtcccgagttgggcctagcccactgacccttcgaccttaaaacgttcatatctccttgtaacgacgtcacctgggcacccacgacctatggttggaaagctaattcaattatctacaacttctagttcttggtacttttccaaattccaaacttataataccgtttttgccccttgaagtcagatcacccgaaaacgttttcttaaaatattcgtttggaggacttccactttg
The sequence above is a segment of the Lycium barbarum isolate Lr01 chromosome 6, ASM1917538v2, whole genome shotgun sequence genome. Coding sequences within it:
- the LOC132599580 gene encoding embryo-specific protein ATS3A-like; this encodes MMLRKLGTLIFVLSFFFYASGKEVSINATSESLSTKKEKCTYFVTIETTCIKGADTSNHVSLRFGDENSNDILVHHLNSKHVRRVDPLEPQVLDDIPRKPFQACMMDQFQVTGQCVKSSICYLYLKLAGSDDWRPGFAQVQVLEGPHFSSNTFYFRRYLPRHVWHGSDLCETQVTPFGVKRKRNVFGNRTP